The genomic stretch TCGTAGGTCATGCCGATGGCGCCGTGAAACATCGGCCATCCTTCACCATAGCCGGGATAGAACGCATCAAAGATTTCGCGGGTGAAGTAATCAATGTTCATCCGGTCAAACCATCGCGCATTGTTCCGACCAAATCGAGCGAGCCACTGATTCTGCGTCGGTGTCACTTCGGGATTGACCGGCGGAGCAGGCGGCGGGAAAAAGTAGGTCTCGTTTGATCCCATCTCGTGCAGGTCAACGAAGACATGGGGGAACCATTCGAGAAAAGCTTTGACGCGCCCGCGTGTTTCCGGTTGCGTTTGCGCGAACCAGTCGCGGTTCATGTCGAACAGATAATGATTCGATCGCCCGCTGGGCCATACTTCGTTATGTTCGGCCGCTTGCGGGTCGGGATCAGGCCAGCGTCCTCGCGTCTGCCGATAGTAGTTGATGAAACGCTCGCGCCCATCGGGATTTTGCATCGGATCAATCACCACGATGGATTGATCGAAAATCGTCTGTACCAGCGGATCGCCTCGCGCGGCCAGCAGATGATAGGCCATCAGAAGGCCAGCGTCGGTGCTGGAGATTTCATTGCCGTGAACGCCGTAGGCCAACCACGTCACTGCCGGCAGTGTTTCAATCAACCGATCAGCTTCAGCAGGAGGGAGCGTGCGAGGATCGGCCAGCCGACGCAAATCAGCTTTGATTTGATCCAGCCGCGCTATATTCGCCTCCGATGCAATGACCAAGTAGTAGAGCTTGCGCTTCTGCCACGTTTCACCATACGAGACCAAACGTGTTCGACGTGGGGCCGCCTGGGTCAACGCTTGTAAATACCGCTCAGCTTCAGCATGCGTGGTGAGTTGTTCGCCCGGCTCGTGCCCGACGATCTGCTTCAGCGTGGGAATGTTCGGATCGTATGAAGCGCCGGGATAAAATGCGGCGTCTTGAGCGGACGCGCCGGTCATCAACCCACACAACCATACCAACACAATGATGCTGCTCAGTCTCTTCATAATCAGTTTGGACACGAACGCCACAGCGCAGTTGGACGGCCTCGCTTGAAGCCATACAAGCACGCATGGGTAGCATTCCTATTTGTTGAGTTTGGAAATCTCGTCGAAGTACTTGACGAACATCTTCATGCCACCGGAAGCCTGCCCCCAATCATAATTCTCGTTGGGCGCATGATAGCCATGTTCGGGCAAGCTGAGGCCAAGAAAAACAATCGGCGCTTTCAAGTATTTCTCCATCGTCACAATTGCGCCGATGGAACCGCCTTCGCGGGTGAACGCTGGGTCTTTGCCGAAGGCAAATTGCATCGCCCGGCGTCCGGCCTCGGCATACGGTCCTTCAAACTGACCCAAGTAGGGCTGTAACGTGGCCTCATGCTCGACGATGACATCCGGATTCTTCGACTTGATGAACTCTTTGACCAGTTTGAAAATCTTCTTAGGATTTTGGTAAGGCACGAGCCGCGTGCTGATCTTGGCTTCAGCGCGTGGCGGAATGACCGTCTTGACGCCCGGGCCGGTATACCCGCCGACGATGCCGTGCACTTCAAACGTGGGTTCAGCCATGATGCTGCGCAACACGCGAGCTGTATCGTTGAAGCGGATGCTCTTGAACTCATGCGCTTTGACAAAGTGCGACAGGCGGAACCCCGAAGCAATATAGTTGTTGATCTCCTTGCTGGTGGCCTTCTTCACGTCATCGTAAAAACCGGGAATTTTGACGCGTCCGGTTGTTGCGTCGTAGCACTCACTAATGAGCTTGCACAGCTCACCGATGGGATTGCGCGCGGCGCCACCTGTGACGCCCGAATGCGCATCCTTGCGGCCTGTTTCCAGACGGAGGATGAAGCCCATCAGCCCGCGCAGCCCATACGGAATTGTTGGCTTGTTTCGTGAAATCCAGATTGTGTCCGAGACCAACACGGAGTCGGTCTTTAATTCGCTCTTTTTTGCCTTGATGAAATGCTCGAAATGCGGGCTGCCGATCTCTTCTTCAAGTTCCCAGATGAATTTGAAGTTGAGCGGCACGCCATTATCCACGGCATAGCGCACGGCCATCAGCGCCGTCAGCGCCGGGCCTTTGTCATCGGTGGTGCCACGACCCTCGTAGCGACCATCTTTGTTGAAAAAGTGAAATGGCTCTTGTCGCCACTCTGGTTCATTGGCCGGCTGAACATCAAGATGATTGTAGATGGCAACGGTTGGATAGCGTGGGTCCTGGATCAACTGCCCAAACACCACCGGATTGCCCGGCGTAGCGACCTTTTCAGCCGTTGCGCCGATGGCCGTCAGGTACTGAGCGGCGAGCTCGGCGCCGCGCTCAATATCGGCTTTGCGTTCCGGGTCCATGCTGATTGTCGGTATTTCAACAAGCTGCCCCAATTTCTCTTCAAACTCTGAGCGCACATGCTGCACATACGCATTCAACTGATCATACATAGCGGCCTACAACCTCCTCCGGTCTGAATTTGTTATGGTACGACTCATGGATTTTGGAGCCGTCATTCTACTCAACGCCAGCGGCTCTAATCAATCCACCACGGTGAATGAAGTCCGCTCGACCACGCGATGCGTGCCGTCGGTCACGGTGACCCGTAAATCATACGCGCCGGTGGGAAACGAAGCGGTCGGGAATTCGGCTACATACTGAATCTGGCCGCGCGCGTCCGGCGCCGGCAGCGCGCCTGAGGATTGGCCCACCACTTGGTACTTATGAATGAACTCGATCTTGACGTTGACGGTCGCTGTCGGATCGGCCTGCACCATGAAGTAAAAGAGCATCTTCTGATCCGACGATTTCTTATACACCCGATCCATGTTCGGCATGATGGTGACGTTGCCGTACTGGAACGGATTGCCCTCGTTGCGCTCGCCGGGACGCAGTGTCTCGACGTTGCCCACAGGCACAATGCTGCTCAACCGCAATGGCGCTGCGCTCCCCGCCGGCACGTTCAGCGACACCTGTTGCACGCTGGCCTTGCCGCTGCCAGCATCGCGGGCAATCAGCTCAATTTGATACTGACCTGGTTCCAGGTCTGTGTTGCGATAAAACAAAATCTTATTCGACTTAAATGCGTCCAGACGATCCGCGCGAACGCTGACCGCATAATTTTGACTGAGCTTGCGCACAACCGCGCGGCGCGCGTCCTTGACAAGCGCCATGACGGCCAGTTGTCCGACATAGTTCTTTGGCTCGTCTTTACCGCCATCCTTTTTCTTCTCTTTGCTAGCCGGCTTGTCTTCGGTGAGAACGATCCTGTCGGCAGGAATTTCAGCGACCACCTGCACGCTATTGATCATGCGCGGCGGCGGCAGCGGGAATTGCAACGAAGCGACCTTCAGCGGAAAGTCTGCTGGCCGAGGCGTCACCCGCAGCGCCTCAAACAAGGGTTCCTCGTGTGGCAGCACCGGCATGGCATCACTCGACGGCAGCGCGAAGTATCCACTGCGCGCCCGCACACGCACATCATCGCGGTTGACTTTGAGCGAGATTTTACGGAAGCGCCCGTCGAAATCCTGATTCGATGGCGCATAGGTCAACACGTAGTACGTGTGCGTATCTTCATCAATGCGCGCCAGTCCGGCCCGCAGGTCATTGGTGTTGCGAATGGCCAGGCCGCCGGTCGCTTCGGCTAACTCCACGAGCACGCTCTGCGTGTTGAGCCGGCCAATCGTTTCAACACGACCTAACATGGATTCCCCGCCTTCCACAATCGTCGGATCAGCGCCTGCCGCGCGCGCAGTGGCCAGCGCCGAGACTTGGTCGCTAACGCGCCCACCTTCACTCTCCACGCGCAATCCGCCGGCATCAACCGTGTAGAACGCCACGTTATACCGGTTGGCATTGCCGATCACTGAGCGGAACTGTCCAGCCACGCTTGAAGGAATCGAGAAGCCTTCGGAAAACAGAATCACCGTCTTGCGTCCGGGCAGCGATTGTTGACCACGAATCAATGCAAGCAACGCTAGCACGCTGGCGCGCGCTTGCGCTTCGCGCTCGAACAGCTCGAAACTGCGAAACGTGTTGATCAACACGCTATCAAGCTGACGGCTAACATCGCCCGTTGGCGAGAGGCGCGTCGCTGCGGCTTCGGCAAGCTGTTGTGAGACAGGCTGCCCCTCGCCGCGCGTTTGCAGGAGGCGTTCCAATGCCTCGGCGCTCGAAGTGAACTGGCGTGACGTGCTGCTGGCCGCAATCTCCACCGCTTTCTTCAGCGCCTCACGGTCACGGGTGAACTGCTGAATCATGAAGAGCCGCAGGTCAATGCCAAACACGGCGATCCAATCATCAGGTCCGATCTTCTCCAGGTACTCGCGCGCGGCGCGGGCGGCATGGATTTGACTGCCCCGCGCCAGCGACAAATTATCGAACACCAGAATAACCAGGTTCGGTTGTCTGGCCACAGAGCCTGTGGCAGGCGCGACCGGATTGGCCGTGGATGGTTTCTCTCCCGTCATCCGGACTGACGCATCACGCCCCCGCCGTTCCAAGCGAACTGAAGTAATCGTTTGCTTGATGCCATCCTCGTACACCTCAAAATCAGCGGGCGTCAGATCAACAATCGTCTTGTTCTTTTTGTCCGTCACAATCACGTCCACGACCACTTCGGTGGCGGTCAGCTTAATCGCCTCCTGTTCCAATGCTCCCTTTTGATCTTGCTGCGCCCAGCCCAAGACCGAACCGTTCAGGCACAAAATGAGCCAACCAACGAGATAATGTATCCGCGCGTCGTGCATGAGGATATTCCTCCTCCGGATTGGAATCACTGTGAGCCAGCATTGTAACACAAGGCCGCGCGAAACTACACCAAATCTGGTCTGGGCGATGCTGCTGACACAATAGAAACTTGGCTTGACACTTACAAGTCCAGAATGTTATAACCGAGCCGCCCGGTGAAGGTACTTGCAGCAACAGTTTTAGGGAATGAAGCACAGGATTCTTGCGCCAGGAGGCAGCTTTGCAAGAACCGAGCTCATTCTTTTCGGGCATGTGCATGATTACGCATTTCAATCCAAAAATCTTTTAGGAGGAGAACCCTTATGAAGAGATTGTTTACGCTATTGACCGTAATGGGACTCGCTGGCCTATTGACGCTTGCCAGCTTCCCTGTATCTGAATCCACCACGAGCGCTGCGCAAGAGGGCGTGACCGATGATCCGACGACCACCCAAACGATCACATTGCCGGCATCAGGCACAATCACCATCAGTGGCAATATCGCCAGCCGTGGTGGGACGGTGATCTTCGTGGGTGAGGACAGTTTTGAGAAGGTGCTGAACCTCGTCGTTAACCAGCCAACTGTGGCGGCGTTTGACCTGAACTGGCCGAACCGCTCAACTGACCTGGACATGATCCTGTGGCAAGTCCCCGCCGGTGGTGATCCCACGTTGGTGAGCGATGCCGAGGCGGTGAACGCAGCGGCGTCGCCGCTTGGCCCAGCCGCTTTCCCTGAGAAGATCGGCCCCAATGTGCTGTTGCCGGGCCGTTATGTTCTGGGCATCACCAACTTTGAATGCGACACCTGCGGCGCCAATAGCACGCCCATTGACGGACCGCCGTCGGCGTACACACTGACCATCAAGACAGGCGGCACCGACCCGATTGAAGTGAACGTGGATAATGGTCTTTTGGCCATTCTGCGCTTCCGCACCGGCTTAGGGCGAACCTACGTCAATCGCTTCTCGTTGGGCCAGCAACTTGCTCTGTCTGGTCCTCGCCAGGTGACGATCACAGCCGCTCGCGTGAATCTATTTAATCCTTCCACGTTCGGCGTAGCGCGACCTGATATTCCGGGACAATCCGTGCGCTTCCTGGCATTCACCGCGCCCGCCGGCACAACGACTCCGCCGGATAACCCAACGCTGGTGTTCGACCGTAACCTGACAGTTCCCGGTGCGGACGGATTCCTTGATTTTGCTATTAACCCGCCGTTCGTCGTTGACAGCAATCAGGAGCTGTTCTTTGGCTACTTCATGGCCGATCCGGCCAACAATGGCATGCAGTTCAACATTGACACGTTGGGTGGTTCGGGTCGAACCCGCTCGTTCTTCGCCGGCGGCACGGGCAGGTCAACTCCTGCGCTGTCGGGTTGGGCTCCGGATGAAGGCACGGCGGCTGTTCCCCCCGGCGGCAATGTCATGCTGCGGTTAATTGTGAGTCAGTAGTCAGCCGCTTTCGCTGCTACGTAAACTCGGTTTGAATGCTCAGCGCTTTACCTGTGGGCTTTCATCCACAGGTGAAGCGCTTTGTTTTTGCAGCGAACTGCCAATGTGCCTGCACCTCACGGGCGAGCTGCACGGATAGAACGCGGATAAGGCCGAGGTAGATGGGCCGTTGCTTTATCCCTGCGACGCTCAGCCGAATCCGCGTCATTTGTGGTCTTTGTTTCGGCTAGAAATTGATTCGGAAGACGAACTGAATAATCCGGCCGCCTGGATCGTTGGTCGTGCCGAAGTCCCGATAGGCTTCAAATACCTCACCGAACGTCACACTGTTGATGCTGTGATTGCGCGCCTGTGAAGCAGCCGAGACGGGGAAGAAGAAATTTACCGTGTTAAACGCATTCAAAAACTCGGCGCGAAATTCTAGATTCAGCTTCTCGGTGAGAGGAGTTTTCTTCAGCACGCTCAGGTCTGCCCGGTAGAATGGCGGGCCGTGCAGGAAGAAAAATGCGCCCAGCTCGCCCGGCGTGGTCGGCGAATCAATGAACTCAGGATTGGCGCGCCCGTCCGAGCCGATCAATTCGGGAGGAAAGAAAAACACACGGCCATTTGGCAGCTTGCGGATCTTGAGCATTTTCTGGAGTTGATTGCGAGTGATGTTCTTCAACACAACAGTTGTGCTCAGCGGTGTAGCTGAACCGTTGTACGTCAGTCGCCCACTGGTCAAGCGAAACGGCGGTCCGCTTTGAATGCGCACAATCCCGTCGGTTTGCCAGCCGCCGATGATTTTGTTCAGCATGCTCGAGCTGGTGTTCCACAAGCGCCCGGGGCCAAATGGCAGCTCGTAAATCCAATTGACCTTCAGCGCGTGGGTAATGTCAAACGGCGACAATCCTTTATTCAGGTCAGGATTTCGAATGGTGATGTAATTTTGAAACGTGACAGCATCAACGACAGCGAAATTCGTCAGCGACTTAGAGAACGTGTAATTGCCTTGCACGAGCAATCCTTTGGATAGGCGGCGGCGCAGCTCGATCTGCAGCGCGTTGTAACTGGACGCGCCGCCGTTATCCAGCACGTAATTGCCGGCCGTTGTCTCCGGATTGACAACGAAGAAATTAGGTGGATAACCAGCGGCTACTAGGCGCGGGAAGAAGGCGGCGCTGAAGGCCAGCGACTGAGCGAACGCGCCGGCTTGACCTGTATCCAGATAATTGACGAACGTCGTGTTGCGGAACAGTGGCGCTCGCGGATTTGTCGTGCCAAAGGCCGCTTCCAAAATCGGCAACCGCACCTGTCCGGGCAGGCCTTGATTGGAGAACAAGGCGCCACGATTGGCTGCGCGACTGATCCGCAGGTTGTTCTGCGCGTTGATGAACTCCTGCAAGAATCCATTCTCAAAGATGTTCACTTCGTTCAGATCGAATTGCCGATAGAGTTTGACGCCGCGATTGCCCACGTAGCGAATTTCTAGCACCGTGTCGCGCATGATCTCGCGTTGCAGACCGAACGACCATTGTTGGACGTACGGCGTCTTCAAATTGGGGATGAACGCGTTGGGCGCCACGCCGCCATAGGTGAAGTCAGCCTGCGCGATAGGAAATTGGAACTCGCGGGGCTGGCGAGACAAGGGCGGCACGCCGTTGCGCAACAGCAACGAACCCGGCGTGAAGTGCACATCGGGGACCAGCTCGCCAAAGGCATACGGCCCCGGATTCGGCCCGATCATGAAATCATTCAAGATCGTCAGCCCTTCGCGCGTGTAGCTGATGGAGAAACCGCCGCGAATAGCGGATGCGCCGCCCGTGCCGAATAATTTTCGCATGAGCCAATGTTGTGACTGAGGGCTCCAGGCAAAACCCAGACTCGGCGCCAGATTATCCAGATCGCGTGCATACACCGGTTGATCACCAACCAGATGATAGACCGTCGGACGGCCCGTCAATACGCCGGGTCTGAACAGATTGCCAACACCAGAAATGCCCCATAGACCTTCAAAGCCGGGCGTAGAATAAATGTTGTTGGTGTTCCGAGGGGCGCCTTGATACTCCCATCGCAAACCATAATTGAGCGTCAGCTCTTGCGTCGCGCGCCACGAATCCTGTGCGTAGAAACCATATTCGACGTGTTCAGTTTTTTGTACGAGTGGGATGAACTGTTCATACTTGCGCGTTCGCTCGTTGACGTAGACGGAACCGGTGACGCCCGAAATGCGCCCGGTCAGAAACGCGTACAACGCGCGCGCCCGAGGCAGTTCGTTCGCTGTGCTGATGCCGGGGAAATTGTCCGTGTTGAACATTGCATCAGCCGGGTCGGTCGGCAACACGCCAAAACTGATGTCGGGGATGGCGCTGCCTAAGCCGAATGGATCGTAGTCCACGACTTTCGATCTGATCCAACTGAAATTGCCGCCAAAATTGAGATTGTGCGCCCCTTTTGTCCACGTGAATTGATCTGCCCACTGATAATAGGGCGTATTGCGTCCGGCCGTTGGAAACTGAAACGGGCTGGTCAGAAACGATGGAAAATTGACAACAAAGCCGCTGGTAAAGGTCTCCAGGCCGACGCCTGGATTGAAAGCAACGGGCGCGGCCTGAAAGCCGAAGCGAAATTCATTGACTTTGTTGGCAGCCAGCGTCGAACGCAGCGCGGTGGAGATGAGGTAGCGATTCGACACCTGGCCACTGCGTTGTGTGAAGCCAGGGATCACCGGACTGCCCTGGTTATTGAAGTACTGGTAATGATATGTGCCTTCCCAACGATGATTGCTTGTGATGTTCAGGTCCAGACGCAGCGAAGAGAAGCTGCGACGATCGTAGGTCCGGCTGTTGAAACCGATCTCATCACGAATCAGGTCGAGCTTGCGAACCGCAACCGAACCGCGCGCCTGATCAATTTGTTCCAACAGCGCGGTAATTTGAGGATCGGCTGTGCTGGGAAAGCCGTTGCGCCCGGCCAGGTCAAATAGGTTCACCGCGTTGGTCTGCCCAGGACGATCTGTGCGCGCGTAGGTGAATAATCCGCGTCGAGCTTCCGCCGTCAGAATGTTACGCCGCACAAAGCTCGATTGCGGCAACCGGAATTCGTCCTGCGCGAAGAAGAAAAAGAAGCGGTTTTTGATGACGGGGCCGCCGATTTTGCCCCCGAACTGGTTGAGTACAATGATTTGCCGTGGCAGCCGCGCCTGATTGTTGAAAAAGTAATTACTATTGAGCGCCGTGTTGCGATGATACCACCAGCCGCCGCCATGCCATTCGTTCGTTCCGCTTTTGGTGACGAACTTGATTTTGACGGCGCCTTCGCCGGCAGCGTCAGCGCCGGCATTGCTGGTGGTCACCGATACTTCTTCAACGGCGTCAATGCGCGGACGAACAATCGTGAAGAATCCATCTGAACTGCGCAGGTAATTGTCTTGCACATTGATGCCGTCAAATGTGATGTCAATCGCGCCTTTAGGTAGGCCGTTGATGGACGATGTGCGCGGCGTCCCCGGCGTCGCTGTGCCCGGCAGCGTGAGCACCAAATCGAGCGCGTCACGGGATACAAACGGCAGCTCGGTAATCTGTCGTCCGGTGATCGTTGAATTGATAGTTGGCGAGCTCTTATTGATCAGGACTTCCCCGCCCCCTTCAATGATAACGACCTCAGTCATCTGCCCAACGTCCAGCACGACGGTCAATTTGATCGAGCCCCCGACATCAAGTTTGATGTCACGCATCACGATTTGCTTAAAACCGGCTGCGCTGGCCTGAACCGAGTATACGCCGACGGGCAGCGCCGTCACGGCAAAGAAGCCATCGTCATTGGATTTTGTTCTGTACTGGAAGCCTGTGGCCTGATTGATCACCACCACCTCGGCCTCAGGGACAACCGCGCCCTGAATATCCGTCACAGTACCTGTGATCGTGCCGCTGGTTGCCTGCGCGAACACAGCTTGACTGAGGCAGCTCATCCACACAGTGACCACTACGTATGTAAACCGCTTAGCAAGACCCTTCATGTTCATAGATACCTCCTTTGCTTGAAGAAACACACTGCCCCTCTTTGCAAGAGCGGTGTCAAACAGGTTCCATGTCTAACAGGACGTCGTCTTGAAACCGATTCGCTCGATAAAGCTGGTGATCGAAGTGGACCGACACCGCTGATGCTGAATCAAAAACGGCTTGATGACGCCGACCATCAACTGGCCCGCGTCATCAAGCCTCATACCACAGAATGACTAAAAATTGATTCGGAAGACGAATTGAATGATCCGTCCGCCCGGATCATTTGTCGTGGACGTATCCTGATACGCATTCAGAATCTGTCCGAACAGGCCGTCATTGATATTCGCCGTACTACCATTGGCCGCGCCGGCGCCAAGGAGGCCCCGCGTGCCGCCGCTGCCGGACGCTGCGCTCCGCGCAAAGTAGAAGTTAGCGTGATTGAACGCATTCAGAAATTCAGCGCGAAACTCCACGTTCCAGTTCTCCGTGATGCGCGTCTTCTTTACGAGACTCAGGTCCCAGCGTTGGAAGCCTGGACCGTGCAACCAGAGAATAGAGCCGAACTGCCCCGGCGTGCTAGGCGAATCAAGAATGTTCTTGTTGGCCTGGCCGTCCGGCCCGATCAATTCTTCAGGGAAGAAATAGACCTGGCCGGTTGGCGTCTTGCGCACCTTGAGCATCTTTTGCAATTGCTGTCGGGTTATTCCCTTGAGGACAACACCGCTATCAATGCCCAATCCTGTGAGGTTGTGGTTGAACGTGTAGCGAGCGCTGGTCAGCACAAACGGGGCGCCGGTCTGCGCGCGGAAGATGCCATGCAGGGCCCATCCTTCGATTGCCTTATTGGCCAAGTTCGAACTGAAGCCCCAGCGTTGACCTGGGCCAAACGGCAATTCGTAAATCCAGTTAGCTTTGAACACATGTGTAATGTCAAACGGTGAGAGTCCTTTGTCCAACCGGGGATTGCGCAACGTCTGACGCGGCTGAAACACAACCGCGCTGACCTCGCTGATGTCCGAGAGGGCTTTGCTGAAGCTATAGTTGGCCTGCAACAATAAACCTTTGGAAAAGCGCCGTCGCAGGTCAACCTGCAACGCATGATAGTTGGAATCGCCATCATTGGTCAGATACCAGACGCCACCTGTTCCTTCAGGATTTACCACAAAAAAGTTCCGCGGATAGCCAGCACTGACCAGGTTATCCATGAACAGACGGTTCGTGGCCAGTCGTCGCGCAAACGTGCCGGCTTGACCAGAATTCAAGTCACCGATGAACGCACTGGCGCGAAACTGCGGCGAGGTAGTTCGCCCACCAAACGCAGCCAGCAGAATCGGCACTGGCTGCGTTCCAGCAGCGCCCGGCGCAAAGCTGCGCCCACCGTTGATCCGCAGATTGATCTGCGCGTTGAGGAAGTCTCGCAGGAACCCATTTTCAAAAATGTTGACTTCGTTCAGGTCGCCCTGGCGAAACAGCTTGACGGCGTGATTGCCGACATAGCGGACCTCCAGCACCGTGTCGCGCATCAGCTCGCGCTGCACGCTCAGCGTCCACTGTTGCACATACGGGACCACCAGGTCACGCGTCAAGTAACCATTGGGTGTGAATGCACTGTAAGCAAAATCAGCCTGCCGCAACGTGGTGGTGAACCGATCCAGTGTCCTTCGCAATGGCGGCAATCCTTGTCCACCGTTGAAATGTAAACTACCCGGCGGGAAATCGCCGCGCCCCACGCGCAGACTTGCCTCGACTTGCGGTCCTGGATTCGGCCCCAACATCAGGTTGTCAAACAACAGCGTGCCTTCACGAGTATACGTGATCCCGTAGCCGCCGCGAATGACCGTCTTGCCTTCGGAGCCGAATATCTTGGACAACCATCCCTTCTGGATGTTAGGCGACCAGGCCAGACCAAGACTAGGAGCAAAATTGTTCCAGTCGCGATTGTAGCTTTCCC from Blastocatellia bacterium encodes the following:
- a CDS encoding M20/M25/M40 family metallo-hydrolase, whose translation is MYDQLNAYVQHVRSEFEEKLGQLVEIPTISMDPERKADIERGAELAAQYLTAIGATAEKVATPGNPVVFGQLIQDPRYPTVAIYNHLDVQPANEPEWRQEPFHFFNKDGRYEGRGTTDDKGPALTALMAVRYAVDNGVPLNFKFIWELEEEIGSPHFEHFIKAKKSELKTDSVLVSDTIWISRNKPTIPYGLRGLMGFILRLETGRKDAHSGVTGGAARNPIGELCKLISECYDATTGRVKIPGFYDDVKKATSKEINNYIASGFRLSHFVKAHEFKSIRFNDTARVLRSIMAEPTFEVHGIVGGYTGPGVKTVIPPRAEAKISTRLVPYQNPKKIFKLVKEFIKSKNPDVIVEHEATLQPYLGQFEGPYAEAGRRAMQFAFGKDPAFTREGGSIGAIVTMEKYLKAPIVFLGLSLPEHGYHAPNENYDWGQASGGMKMFVKYFDEISKLNK
- a CDS encoding VWA domain-containing protein, which gives rise to MHDARIHYLVGWLILCLNGSVLGWAQQDQKGALEQEAIKLTATEVVVDVIVTDKKNKTIVDLTPADFEVYEDGIKQTITSVRLERRGRDASVRMTGEKPSTANPVAPATGSVARQPNLVILVFDNLSLARGSQIHAARAAREYLEKIGPDDWIAVFGIDLRLFMIQQFTRDREALKKAVEIAASSTSRQFTSSAEALERLLQTRGEGQPVSQQLAEAAATRLSPTGDVSRQLDSVLINTFRSFELFEREAQARASVLALLALIRGQQSLPGRKTVILFSEGFSIPSSVAGQFRSVIGNANRYNVAFYTVDAGGLRVESEGGRVSDQVSALATARAAGADPTIVEGGESMLGRVETIGRLNTQSVLVELAEATGGLAIRNTNDLRAGLARIDEDTHTYYVLTYAPSNQDFDGRFRKISLKVNRDDVRVRARSGYFALPSSDAMPVLPHEEPLFEALRVTPRPADFPLKVASLQFPLPPPRMINSVQVVAEIPADRIVLTEDKPASKEKKKDGGKDEPKNYVGQLAVMALVKDARRAVVRKLSQNYAVSVRADRLDAFKSNKILFYRNTDLEPGQYQIELIARDAGSGKASVQQVSLNVPAGSAAPLRLSSIVPVGNVETLRPGERNEGNPFQYGNVTIMPNMDRVYKKSSDQKMLFYFMVQADPTATVNVKIEFIHKYQVVGQSSGALPAPDARGQIQYVAEFPTASFPTGAYDLRVTVTDGTHRVVERTSFTVVD
- a CDS encoding carboxypeptidase-like regulatory domain-containing protein — protein: MNMKGLAKRFTYVVVTVWMSCLSQAVFAQATSGTITGTVTDIQGAVVPEAEVVVINQATGFQYRTKSNDDGFFAVTALPVGVYSVQASAAGFKQIVMRDIKLDVGGSIKLTVVLDVGQMTEVVIIEGGGEVLINKSSPTINSTITGRQITELPFVSRDALDLVLTLPGTATPGTPRTSSINGLPKGAIDITFDGINVQDNYLRSSDGFFTIVRPRIDAVEEVSVTTSNAGADAAGEGAVKIKFVTKSGTNEWHGGGWWYHRNTALNSNYFFNNQARLPRQIIVLNQFGGKIGGPVIKNRFFFFFAQDEFRLPQSSFVRRNILTAEARRGLFTYARTDRPGQTNAVNLFDLAGRNGFPSTADPQITALLEQIDQARGSVAVRKLDLIRDEIGFNSRTYDRRSFSSLRLDLNITSNHRWEGTYHYQYFNNQGSPVIPGFTQRSGQVSNRYLISTALRSTLAANKVNEFRFGFQAAPVAFNPGVGLETFTSGFVVNFPSFLTSPFQFPTAGRNTPYYQWADQFTWTKGAHNLNFGGNFSWIRSKVVDYDPFGLGSAIPDISFGVLPTDPADAMFNTDNFPGISTANELPRARALYAFLTGRISGVTGSVYVNERTRKYEQFIPLVQKTEHVEYGFYAQDSWRATQELTLNYGLRWEYQGAPRNTNNIYSTPGFEGLWGISGVGNLFRPGVLTGRPTVYHLVGDQPVYARDLDNLAPSLGFAWSPQSQHWLMRKLFGTGGASAIRGGFSISYTREGLTILNDFMIGPNPGPYAFGELVPDVHFTPGSLLLRNGVPPLSRQPREFQFPIAQADFTYGGVAPNAFIPNLKTPYVQQWSFGLQREIMRDTVLEIRYVGNRGVKLYRQFDLNEVNIFENGFLQEFINAQNNLRISRAANRGALFSNQGLPGQVRLPILEAAFGTTNPRAPLFRNTTFVNYLDTGQAGAFAQSLAFSAAFFPRLVAAGYPPNFFVVNPETTAGNYVLDNGGASSYNALQIELRRRLSKGLLVQGNYTFSKSLTNFAVVDAVTFQNYITIRNPDLNKGLSPFDITHALKVNWIYELPFGPGRLWNTSSSMLNKIIGGWQTDGIVRIQSGPPFRLTSGRLTYNGSATPLSTTVVLKNITRNQLQKMLKIRKLPNGRVFFFPPELIGSDGRANPEFIDSPTTPGELGAFFFLHGPPFYRADLSVLKKTPLTEKLNLEFRAEFLNAFNTVNFFFPVSAASQARNHSINSVTFGEVFEAYRDFGTTNDPGGRIIQFVFRINF